Proteins from one Candidatus Binatia bacterium genomic window:
- a CDS encoding TIGR01777 family oxidoreductase, whose amino-acid sequence MNVLLIGGSGFVGRHLAAALRERGDTLAVASLREPAEAARVAAACDAVVNLAGEPLAQRWNAELKRRIEESRADLPRRFLELVARDSRRAAVYVSASAIGYYGTSETATFDEESPPGDGFLAHVCVAWEREARRAADLGMRVAIVRTGVALGTDGGALAKILPPFRAAAGGRVGSGRQWLSWVHIDDLVGIYLMVLNREIDGVVNACAPNPVTNAEFTADLGAALHRPTKLPVPTIALRALLGEGADILLKGQRVLPRRTELIGYRFRFPELKAALANLL is encoded by the coding sequence GTGAACGTTCTTCTCATCGGCGGCTCCGGCTTCGTCGGACGGCATCTCGCCGCGGCTTTGCGCGAGCGTGGCGACACATTAGCGGTGGCGTCGCTGCGCGAGCCCGCCGAGGCGGCGCGCGTGGCGGCGGCATGCGACGCCGTCGTCAACCTCGCCGGAGAACCGCTCGCGCAGCGCTGGAACGCGGAGCTCAAGCGGCGTATTGAGGAGAGCCGCGCGGACTTGCCGCGGCGTTTTCTCGAGCTCGTCGCGCGCGACTCGCGACGGGCAGCTGTCTACGTGAGCGCCTCGGCGATCGGCTATTATGGCACGAGCGAGACGGCGACGTTCGACGAGGAGAGTCCGCCGGGCGACGGCTTCTTGGCACACGTATGCGTGGCGTGGGAACGCGAAGCGCGCCGCGCCGCAGATCTCGGCATGCGCGTCGCCATCGTGCGAACCGGCGTCGCTTTAGGAACCGACGGCGGCGCGCTGGCCAAGATCCTCCCGCCGTTTCGCGCCGCTGCCGGCGGCCGCGTCGGCAGCGGGCGCCAGTGGCTTTCGTGGGTACACATCGATGATCTCGTAGGGATCTATCTCATGGTGCTCAACCGGGAAATTGACGGCGTGGTCAACGCCTGCGCGCCGAATCCGGTGACGAACGCGGAGTTCACCGCGGACCTGGGCGCCGCGTTGCACCGCCCTACGAAGCTGCCGGTTCCGACTATCGCCCTGCGTGCGCTGCTGGGCGAGGGCGCCGACATCCTGCTCAAGGGACAGCGCGTGCTGCCGCGCCGAACCGAGCTGATCGGCTATCGCTTTCGCTTTCCCGAGCTCAAAGCGGCGCTAGCGAATCTACTTTGA
- the trxB gene encoding thioredoxin-disulfide reductase — MERVIIIGSGPAGLTAAVYAARANLKPLILAGGLYGGQLMLTTDVENYPGFAEGIMGPDLMIRFREQAERFGARIENVDVESVDFTDRPLAVATADARYEAETVIVATGASARWLEIPGEERLRGRGVSSCATCDGAFFRDKRIFVAGGGDSAAEEALFLTRFGRSVTIVHRRDRLRASKIMAVRLLSHEKIHVLWNSVVDEVLGHTHVTGLRVKNVVDGTVEDVEADALFVAIGHTPNTAVFSGQLDLDERGYIVSPDGTSTNVEGVFVAGDVNDFRYRQAVTAAGAGCRAAMDAEKYLEALEFKVDSLAPL, encoded by the coding sequence ATGGAACGCGTCATCATCATCGGGTCTGGCCCGGCTGGGTTGACCGCAGCCGTGTACGCGGCGCGAGCCAACTTGAAGCCGCTGATTCTCGCCGGTGGCCTCTACGGCGGCCAGCTCATGCTTACGACGGACGTCGAAAACTACCCGGGCTTTGCCGAAGGCATCATGGGTCCCGATCTGATGATTCGCTTCCGCGAGCAGGCCGAGCGCTTCGGAGCCCGGATCGAGAACGTCGACGTCGAGTCCGTCGACTTCACCGACCGTCCGTTGGCCGTAGCAACTGCGGACGCCCGCTACGAAGCCGAAACGGTGATCGTCGCGACCGGCGCGAGCGCGCGCTGGCTCGAGATCCCCGGCGAGGAACGTCTGCGCGGCCGCGGCGTATCGAGCTGCGCGACGTGTGACGGCGCCTTCTTCCGCGACAAGCGCATCTTCGTGGCCGGCGGCGGCGACTCGGCAGCGGAGGAAGCGCTGTTCCTCACCCGCTTCGGCAGGAGCGTCACGATCGTCCACCGCCGCGATCGCCTGCGCGCGAGCAAGATCATGGCCGTACGCCTGCTCTCGCACGAAAAGATCCACGTTCTCTGGAACAGCGTCGTCGACGAGGTCCTCGGTCACACGCACGTTACCGGGCTGCGCGTCAAGAACGTCGTCGACGGCACGGTGGAAGACGTCGAAGCGGACGCGCTCTTCGTCGCGATCGGGCACACGCCTAACACCGCCGTCTTCTCCGGGCAGCTCGACCTGGACGAACGCGGCTACATCGTCTCGCCCGACGGCACGTCGACGAACGTCGAGGGCGTTTTCGTCGCCGGAGACGTGAACGATTTCCGGTATCGGCAGGCGGTAACGGCGGCCGGCGCCGGATGCCGCGCCGCGATGGACGCAGAGAAATATCTCGAGGCGCTCGAGTTCAAAGTAGATTCGCTAGCGCCGCTTTGA
- a CDS encoding MBL fold metallo-hydrolase, with protein sequence MAIQAIPLEDTFADVLRKAMRGVGVTEKQLADSTGIPAATIGEWLKEKGAANDAQARTLATILRLDGGKLADSAAQRWTPPPIELPDVRRHSQEPHPSNGYVFFLDGGREAALVDPAGIPQNLLRLLRDGHYHLRYILVTHKHPDHCDATADVAAAFPAAKIVMHALDVHAIGSLASKATLLRDGETLPFGEGSKIRMLHTPGHTDGSSSYLFQDALFSGDTLFAASVGGAFGDASTYNDILNSVRSKLFSLPDDTVVMPGHGPPTTIELEKKHNPFFA encoded by the coding sequence ATGGCGATACAGGCGATACCCCTGGAGGATACGTTTGCGGACGTCTTGCGCAAGGCGATGCGCGGCGTCGGCGTTACCGAGAAGCAGCTCGCCGATTCGACCGGCATTCCGGCCGCGACGATCGGCGAATGGCTCAAGGAGAAGGGCGCCGCGAACGACGCGCAGGCGCGCACGCTCGCGACCATCCTGCGGCTCGACGGCGGAAAGCTCGCGGACAGCGCGGCGCAGCGATGGACTCCGCCGCCGATCGAGCTGCCCGACGTGCGCCGCCACTCCCAGGAGCCGCACCCGAGCAACGGCTATGTCTTCTTCCTCGACGGCGGCCGTGAGGCCGCGCTGGTCGATCCGGCGGGCATTCCGCAGAACCTGCTTCGCCTGTTGCGCGACGGCCATTACCACTTGCGTTACATCCTCGTCACGCACAAGCACCCCGATCACTGCGACGCCACTGCCGACGTCGCCGCGGCCTTTCCCGCGGCGAAGATCGTGATGCACGCGCTCGACGTGCACGCCATCGGCTCGCTGGCGAGCAAGGCGACGCTGCTGCGCGACGGCGAGACGCTCCCGTTCGGCGAAGGCTCGAAGATCCGCATGCTCCACACACCCGGCCACACGGACGGCTCCTCGTCGTATCTTTTCCAGGATGCCCTGTTCTCGGGCGATACACTCTTTGCAGCCAGCGTCGGGGGCGCATTCGGCGACGCCAGCACCTACAACGACATCCTCAACAGCGTGCGGAGCAAGCTCTTCTCGCTGCCCGACGATACGGTCGTCATGCCGGGCCACGGTCCGCCGACGACGATCGAGCTCGAGAAAAAACACAACCCGTTCTTTGCATAG
- a CDS encoding DUF4242 domain-containing protein — protein sequence MPRFMVERTFPDGLHIPPTEDGSQACLTVVGRNAENGVTWVHSYVSADKRKTFCIYDGPNEAAIRDAASRNGLPIDSVTAVSVLDPYFYRD from the coding sequence ATGCCGAGGTTTATGGTCGAGCGCACGTTCCCCGACGGGCTGCACATCCCGCCGACTGAAGATGGCAGCCAGGCGTGCCTGACGGTTGTCGGACGCAACGCGGAAAACGGGGTGACCTGGGTGCATTCCTACGTGTCGGCCGACAAACGGAAAACCTTCTGCATCTACGACGGTCCGAACGAGGCCGCGATCCGCGACGCCGCCTCGCGCAACGGACTGCCGATCGATTCCGTGACGGCGGTTTCCGTCCTCGATCCGTACTTCTACCGCGATTAG
- a CDS encoding ABC transporter permease, with protein MNTIGLWTLVKREIIRSLKIINQVIWPPIITTLLYVFVFGIAIGSRIPSVQGVTYAQFLIPGLIMLQVIDASYGECSSSLFQGRFMNSIQELLIAPMSAGEIVAGYVLGSLARALLIAGLITGLGVVLVHTAPHDWALYLCVIALVSILFSALGLIFGLIADKFDHIAILTTFVITPLTFVGGVFTDAKMLPRPLQTFELFNPIFYTIDAFRRSFTGQSFLAPEFSVTMIVLLAAVALAIVLRMMAIGYKLRT; from the coding sequence ATTAATACCATCGGACTCTGGACGCTCGTCAAGCGCGAGATCATTCGCAGCCTCAAGATCATCAACCAGGTGATCTGGCCGCCGATAATCACGACGCTGCTCTACGTCTTCGTCTTCGGGATTGCGATCGGGAGCCGGATCCCGAGCGTGCAGGGCGTGACCTACGCGCAGTTCCTCATCCCGGGCCTGATCATGCTGCAAGTCATCGACGCATCCTACGGCGAGTGCTCGAGCTCGCTCTTTCAGGGTCGCTTCATGAACTCGATTCAGGAGCTGTTGATCGCCCCGATGTCCGCGGGAGAGATCGTTGCAGGCTACGTGCTGGGCAGCCTGGCGCGCGCGTTGCTCATCGCCGGCCTCATCACCGGGCTCGGCGTGGTCTTGGTGCACACGGCGCCGCACGATTGGGCGCTGTACCTGTGTGTGATCGCGCTCGTGTCGATTCTCTTCTCGGCGCTCGGGCTGATCTTCGGCTTGATCGCGGACAAATTCGACCACATCGCGATCCTCACGACGTTCGTCATCACGCCGCTCACCTTCGTGGGCGGCGTCTTCACCGATGCGAAGATGCTGCCGCGGCCGCTGCAGACGTTCGAGCTGTTCAACCCGATCTTCTACACGATCGATGCGTTTCGCCGCAGCTTCACCGGACAGAGCTTCCTGGCGCCTGAGTTTTCCGTCACGATGATCGTCCTGCTCGCCGCGGTCGCGCTCGCCATCGTGTTGAGGATGATGGCGATCGGGTATAAACTGCGTACGTGA
- a CDS encoding ABC transporter ATP-binding protein, with translation MKRYGAFTAVDGISLRVAAGEFFGFLGPNGAGKTTTINAIVGLARKSAGSIRIFGYDNDHEWRHARGLIGLSPQEYNFDRYLSIRDVLIFAAGYYGLRGKAVAERADMLLERFGLTSHAHLEYTKISGGQKRRLSLARALIHEPKLLILDEPTAGVDVELRLELWRWLRALNADGLTVFLTTHYLEEAEELCRRIAIVRHGRIVTEKPTEELVAEGESLQDVFLELTRN, from the coding sequence GTGAAGCGTTACGGCGCGTTCACCGCCGTCGACGGAATCTCGCTGCGCGTCGCCGCCGGCGAGTTCTTCGGTTTTCTCGGACCCAACGGCGCCGGCAAGACGACCACGATCAACGCGATCGTCGGCTTGGCCCGCAAGAGCGCGGGCAGCATTCGCATCTTCGGCTACGACAACGACCACGAATGGCGGCACGCCCGGGGGCTGATCGGCCTCTCGCCGCAGGAGTACAATTTCGACCGCTATCTCTCGATACGCGACGTTCTCATCTTCGCCGCGGGGTACTACGGATTGCGCGGGAAGGCTGTTGCGGAGCGCGCCGACATGCTGCTCGAACGATTCGGACTCACGTCGCACGCGCACCTCGAGTACACGAAGATCTCGGGCGGTCAGAAGCGCCGGCTGTCCCTCGCTCGCGCGTTGATTCACGAGCCCAAGCTGCTCATTCTCGATGAGCCCACCGCCGGCGTCGACGTCGAGCTGCGCCTCGAGTTGTGGCGCTGGTTGCGCGCGCTCAACGCGGATGGCCTCACCGTCTTCCTCACCACGCACTATCTCGAGGAGGCGGAAGAGCTCTGCCGGCGCATCGCGATCGTGCGACACGGCCGCATCGTGACGGAGAAGCCGACCGAAGAGCTCGTGGCGGAGGGCGAGTCCCTGCAAGACGTCTTCTTGGAGCTGACGCGAAATTAA
- a CDS encoding metallophosphoesterase family protein codes for MRIAVLSDIHGNLLGLDACLADLASQGGAEAIVVAGDLCLDGPKPKKVLQRLEEIGAACVRGNTDRYIGEESSSETLEPVKRAQVDWTRREIGDSWRSWLQALPFALRIGEDDNQLLIVHANPKTDDEHLWPDAEADVLRRLIGKERATTIAFGHLHLPYVRMWRGKLLVNVASAGLPKDGDPRACYAILTERHGGWQVKHRRVAFDTKRVATQLAACGIPESAELIATLRRHRYKGFKGFIP; via the coding sequence ATGCGAATCGCCGTCCTCTCCGACATCCATGGCAACCTCCTCGGGCTCGATGCCTGCCTCGCCGACCTTGCATCGCAGGGCGGCGCGGAAGCGATCGTCGTCGCGGGCGACCTCTGCCTAGACGGCCCGAAGCCGAAGAAGGTCTTGCAGCGCCTGGAGGAAATCGGCGCGGCGTGCGTGCGCGGCAACACCGATCGCTATATCGGCGAGGAGAGTTCGAGCGAAACATTGGAGCCGGTCAAGCGCGCCCAGGTCGACTGGACGCGCCGCGAGATCGGCGACAGCTGGCGATCTTGGCTCCAAGCGCTCCCGTTCGCGCTGCGCATCGGCGAGGACGATAACCAGCTGCTCATCGTCCACGCGAATCCCAAGACCGACGACGAGCATCTCTGGCCGGACGCGGAGGCAGACGTGTTGCGCCGCCTCATCGGGAAGGAACGCGCGACCACGATCGCCTTCGGGCATCTACACCTCCCTTACGTGCGGATGTGGCGCGGCAAGCTGCTCGTGAACGTGGCGTCCGCGGGCTTACCGAAGGATGGCGACCCGCGCGCGTGCTATGCGATCCTGACGGAGCGGCACGGAGGCTGGCAGGTGAAACACCGGCGCGTTGCGTTCGACACCAAGCGTGTCGCAACCCAACTGGCTGCGTGTGGGATTCCGGAGAGTGCGGAGCTGATCGCTACCCTCCGCCGTCATCGCTACAAAGGATTCAAGGGTTTTATTCCATAG
- a CDS encoding alkaline phosphatase family protein encodes MYSAPAGIRPTGADRIHPTSAILPNGRIAAPVGESLFVGADPLGLALSPDGRYAIVSNDGNGSATMTLASGGMLVRGYSLAVVDTRSMKLASVYHDPSASFFMGVAAARDPSDASRTIVLASDGGAGVVRVYDLDASGQLTPEAQPIALPAQGSRRAFPAGIAIARDGRTAYVADNLGDAVVVIDLATRAVQRSVAVGDFPFYVAADSGAVLATGSGLSSYSALVPPVSRPHFAAPAFDPSRSSSLTVLALGGSNAGDPAAIRMDPAPDGTQVVGGAVPGATVVSGDGRYAYIALANVDRVAVVDLAGAPRVARGLDLRLYPGAPYGAEPSAEALSPDGKRLYVALAGLNAVAVLDARKPARYRYGLIPTAWYPTALALSRDGRYLYVVAGKGVDGWGMLQRIDLKHTSLVKATLAALRYNRTPRVARFNPVIPPLRSNKRSDAIDHVVYVAVGTQTYDAMLGELKDDSGAAHGDGDSSLSRYVESDTPNLHALARTYALADNFYASDADLDVARQFATAADATLFSQLTAAAGTTRAPMNGHGADPEDYGRTGYLFNALGRAGLTFRDYGGLLRLSGYDGSVYHLDVPALAALDGNADLDYAGWNPKIDDATRADEFVRDMQPYVQADREPSFTYVWLPASADVASVRGADRALGKIVDYVSHTPHWSSTAVFVVPEGLEAPAVDHVNPMRSYAIVVSPLARRGYVGDEHLSAASVVKTEEEIFGLPPLTLNDLLASDMSSFFTEAPTPEPYTAR; translated from the coding sequence ATGTATTCTGCACCGGCGGGCATCCGCCCAACCGGCGCCGATCGCATCCACCCGACGAGCGCCATCCTCCCGAACGGCCGTATCGCGGCGCCGGTGGGCGAAAGCCTGTTCGTCGGAGCGGACCCGCTTGGGCTGGCGCTTTCGCCGGACGGCCGCTATGCCATTGTGTCCAACGACGGCAACGGCTCGGCGACGATGACGCTCGCCTCGGGCGGAATGTTAGTGCGCGGTTACTCGCTCGCCGTCGTCGATACGCGCAGCATGAAGCTCGCCAGCGTCTACCACGATCCGTCCGCGTCGTTTTTTATGGGCGTCGCGGCTGCGCGCGACCCGAGCGATGCGTCGCGCACGATCGTCCTCGCATCGGACGGAGGTGCGGGCGTCGTGCGCGTCTATGATCTCGACGCGAGTGGTCAGCTCACGCCCGAGGCGCAGCCGATCGCCTTGCCGGCGCAGGGGAGCCGCCGCGCATTTCCCGCCGGAATCGCGATCGCTCGCGACGGCCGTACCGCGTACGTCGCGGACAACTTGGGCGACGCCGTCGTTGTGATCGATCTCGCGACGCGTGCGGTTCAGCGCTCCGTAGCCGTCGGCGACTTTCCTTTTTACGTAGCCGCGGACAGCGGCGCGGTCCTGGCTACGGGTAGCGGCCTTTCCAGCTACAGCGCCCTTGTGCCGCCGGTCAGCCGGCCGCACTTCGCCGCGCCGGCCTTCGATCCGTCGCGCTCCTCTTCGCTCACCGTTCTCGCGCTCGGGGGATCGAACGCGGGCGATCCGGCTGCGATTCGGATGGATCCTGCGCCGGACGGCACGCAGGTCGTCGGCGGCGCCGTCCCCGGTGCGACGGTCGTGAGCGGCGACGGCCGCTACGCCTATATCGCGCTCGCGAACGTGGACCGCGTCGCGGTCGTCGACCTGGCCGGCGCGCCGCGCGTTGCACGCGGGCTCGACCTGCGCCTCTATCCTGGCGCGCCCTACGGCGCGGAGCCGAGTGCGGAAGCGCTCAGCCCGGACGGGAAGCGCCTCTACGTCGCGCTCGCCGGGCTCAACGCCGTCGCCGTGCTCGACGCGCGCAAACCGGCCCGCTATCGCTACGGTCTCATCCCAACCGCATGGTATCCGACGGCACTCGCGCTGTCGCGCGACGGCCGCTACCTGTACGTCGTCGCCGGAAAGGGCGTCGACGGCTGGGGAATGCTCCAACGGATCGATCTTAAGCACACGTCGCTGGTCAAGGCCACGCTCGCCGCACTGCGCTACAATCGAACGCCGCGCGTAGCGCGCTTCAATCCGGTGATTCCGCCGCTGCGCTCGAACAAGCGCAGCGACGCGATCGATCACGTCGTGTACGTGGCGGTCGGCACGCAGACGTACGACGCGATGCTCGGCGAACTCAAGGACGATTCAGGCGCCGCGCACGGCGACGGCGACTCGTCGCTGAGCCGCTATGTCGAGAGCGATACGCCGAACCTGCACGCCTTGGCCCGCACGTACGCGCTCGCCGACAACTTCTACGCCTCCGACGCCGACCTCGACGTGGCGAGGCAGTTCGCGACCGCCGCCGACGCGACGCTCTTTTCGCAGCTCACCGCAGCGGCCGGAACGACGCGCGCGCCGATGAACGGCCACGGCGCCGATCCCGAGGACTACGGCCGCACGGGCTATCTGTTCAACGCATTGGGCCGCGCCGGACTGACTTTCCGCGACTATGGCGGCCTGCTGCGCCTCTCCGGTTACGACGGCTCCGTATATCATCTCGACGTGCCGGCGCTGGCGGCGCTCGACGGCAACGCGGACCTCGACTATGCGGGCTGGAACCCGAAGATCGACGACGCGACGCGCGCGGACGAGTTTGTACGCGACATGCAGCCTTACGTGCAGGCGGACCGCGAGCCGAGCTTCACCTACGTCTGGCTGCCGGCGAGCGCGGACGTCGCGAGCGTGCGTGGCGCGGACCGCGCGCTCGGGAAGATCGTCGATTACGTCTCGCATACGCCGCACTGGAGCTCGACGGCCGTCTTTGTCGTCCCGGAAGGCTTGGAGGCTCCTGCGGTCGATCACGTCAATCCCATGCGGAGCTATGCCATCGTCGTGTCGCCGCTGGCGCGACGCGGCTACGTCGGCGACGAGCATCTCAGCGCGGCGAGCGTGGTAAAGACCGAAGAAGAGATCTTCGGGCTGCCACCCTTGACGCTCAACGATCTGCTGGCCTCGGACATGAGCTCGTTCTTCACCGAGGCCCCCACGCCGGAACCCTACACGGCGCGATGA
- a CDS encoding 3-oxoacyl-[acyl-carrier-protein] synthase III C-terminal domain-containing protein — protein MNPDARVLAVATAVPPYALGQAEVMRRIELALGPRSREIMRLLPMFGNTGIDRRYSSVPIEWYEGLHKWPERNRVYLDSALDLLETATLRVLAAAGRGIDEIDAIVAVSTTGIATPSLDALLMERMRLRRDVRRLPIFGLGCAGGAIGLSRAAAMARNDPGSLVLFLVVELCALCFRRDDFTKSNIVATALFGDGAAAALISSEGEGARITGGGEYTWPDSLDVMGWDVTQEGLKAIFSRDIPELVTTKLHDVAVAFLAEHGLTLRDIDSFVCHPGGAKVLDALEVAFELEPGTLVTSRDVLRDYGNMSAATVMFVLERAIGDSQPWRRALVSALGPGFTAGFTLLANE, from the coding sequence ATGAATCCGGACGCCCGCGTGCTCGCGGTCGCTACGGCCGTGCCTCCGTACGCGCTGGGTCAAGCGGAAGTGATGCGGCGCATCGAGCTCGCACTGGGGCCGCGTTCCCGTGAGATCATGCGCTTGCTTCCAATGTTCGGCAACACCGGCATCGATCGACGCTACTCCAGCGTACCGATCGAGTGGTACGAGGGTCTCCACAAGTGGCCGGAACGCAACCGCGTCTATCTCGACTCGGCGCTCGACCTGCTGGAGACGGCTACGCTGCGCGTCTTGGCCGCCGCGGGTCGCGGCATCGACGAGATCGACGCCATCGTCGCCGTGTCGACGACGGGCATAGCGACGCCGAGCCTCGACGCGCTGCTCATGGAACGCATGCGGCTGCGCCGTGACGTGCGGCGTCTGCCGATCTTCGGGCTCGGCTGCGCGGGCGGCGCCATCGGCCTCTCGCGCGCCGCCGCGATGGCCCGCAACGATCCCGGCTCGCTCGTGCTCTTCCTCGTCGTGGAGTTGTGCGCGCTCTGCTTTCGCCGCGACGACTTCACGAAGAGCAACATCGTTGCGACGGCGCTCTTTGGCGACGGCGCTGCGGCGGCTTTGATCTCGAGCGAAGGTGAAGGCGCGCGCATCACGGGCGGCGGCGAATACACGTGGCCCGACTCGCTCGACGTCATGGGATGGGACGTCACACAGGAGGGGCTGAAGGCGATCTTCTCGCGCGACATCCCCGAGCTCGTCACGACGAAGCTGCACGATGTGGCCGTCGCGTTCTTGGCCGAGCACGGCCTGACCCTGCGCGACATCGACTCCTTCGTCTGCCATCCCGGCGGAGCCAAGGTGCTCGACGCGCTCGAGGTGGCGTTCGAGCTCGAGCCTGGCACCCTCGTGACGTCGCGCGACGTGCTGCGCGACTACGGCAACATGTCGGCGGCGACCGTCATGTTCGTACTGGAACGCGCGATCGGCGATTCACAGCCGTGGCGCCGCGCGCTGGTCAGCGCCCTCGGACCGGGCTTCACGGCCGGCTTCACGCTGCTCGCCAACGAGTGA
- a CDS encoding isoprenylcysteine carboxylmethyltransferase family protein, whose protein sequence is MSVLWIVLALVALQRVVELFYSTRNTRRLLAAGGVEAGAVQYPFIVLLHAAWLVSMAALIPPATAPNWWLLGIYAALQPLRLWTIATLGPYWTTRIISVPGAPLVRSGPYRFVRHPNYAIVCAEIALLPLAFGALEIAIVFSILNASLLSWRIRVEERTLTARRGS, encoded by the coding sequence GTGAGCGTTCTTTGGATCGTTCTCGCGCTCGTCGCGCTGCAGCGCGTCGTCGAGCTCTTCTACTCCACGCGCAACACGCGCCGGCTGCTCGCGGCCGGCGGCGTGGAAGCCGGCGCGGTGCAGTATCCGTTCATCGTGCTGCTGCACGCGGCATGGCTCGTCAGTATGGCCGCGCTGATTCCGCCCGCGACCGCGCCGAACTGGTGGCTGCTCGGCATCTACGCGGCTCTGCAGCCGCTGCGCCTGTGGACGATCGCGACGCTCGGCCCGTATTGGACGACGCGGATCATCAGCGTCCCCGGCGCCCCGCTCGTGCGCAGCGGTCCCTACCGTTTCGTGCGGCACCCCAACTACGCGATCGTCTGCGCCGAGATCGCGCTTCTTCCGCTGGCGTTCGGCGCGCTCGAGATCGCCATCGTCTTCTCGATCCTCAACGCGTCGCTGCTCTCGTGGCGCATCCGCGTGGAAGAACGCACACTGACTGCACGGAGAGGCTCGTAG
- a CDS encoding PLP-dependent aminotransferase family protein yields MLQSLKLEPSDPRPLYVQLADRIVDAIEREAVVPGDRLPPMRDLARALGCALVTVSQAYELLAARGRAIARPGKGTFVAAPPDRGEPFARRWEPDVGRFARAARLEGVMERLTHATEPGAISLASGHPAPETFPLHDFARAFHRTLLDDSPEVMQYRSSTGDPELCARLASFLRQRGCGAEPVDIIVCSGAQQAADIVATVLLDDHSVVASESPTYWGSLGVFDARGVTYVEVRGDADGVRADDVERVFAEYRPRLFYTNPVAANPTGAVLPGRRAKQIVALARRYDVVVLEDQTGWQLTYDTPAPPPLAAHDTDGRVILMESISKSIFPALRIGYLYAKGGIAEALEAAKIQADVFTSTLTQRALWRFMDSPAYQRHLRSTRAIYRKRRDAFVEELSPVAAWTEVRSPGAGVNVWLPLPPRISTQAAFDACAREGVLVMPSEPFYPTRSGPPALRLSFGDLGIEEASEGIARLSRAFAKLTPIAS; encoded by the coding sequence TTGCTGCAATCGTTAAAGCTTGAGCCGAGCGACCCGCGCCCGCTCTACGTTCAACTGGCCGACCGCATCGTCGATGCGATCGAGCGCGAGGCAGTCGTTCCCGGCGATCGTTTGCCGCCGATGCGCGATCTCGCGCGAGCGCTCGGGTGCGCCCTCGTGACGGTCTCGCAGGCGTACGAGCTGCTCGCCGCGCGCGGCCGCGCGATCGCGCGGCCCGGGAAGGGCACGTTTGTCGCGGCGCCGCCGGATCGCGGCGAGCCCTTCGCGCGGCGCTGGGAACCCGACGTCGGACGGTTCGCGCGTGCCGCGCGTCTGGAGGGCGTGATGGAGCGTCTGACGCATGCGACGGAGCCGGGGGCGATCAGCCTCGCGAGCGGCCATCCGGCGCCCGAGACCTTCCCGCTGCACGACTTCGCGCGCGCCTTCCACCGCACGCTGCTCGACGATTCGCCGGAAGTGATGCAGTACCGGTCGTCGACGGGCGATCCGGAGCTGTGTGCGCGGCTCGCGTCGTTTCTGCGCCAGCGCGGATGCGGCGCGGAGCCCGTCGACATCATCGTTTGCTCCGGCGCGCAGCAGGCCGCGGACATCGTCGCGACCGTGCTGCTCGACGACCACAGTGTGGTCGCCAGCGAGAGCCCGACCTATTGGGGCAGCCTCGGCGTGTTCGACGCGCGCGGTGTGACGTACGTCGAGGTGCGCGGCGACGCGGACGGTGTGCGGGCCGACGACGTGGAGCGCGTGTTCGCCGAGTACCGCCCGCGGCTGTTCTACACCAATCCCGTCGCCGCGAATCCCACCGGCGCCGTGCTGCCGGGCCGGCGCGCGAAGCAGATCGTAGCGCTCGCGCGCCGCTACGACGTCGTGGTGCTCGAGGATCAGACGGGCTGGCAGCTTACGTATGACACCCCGGCTCCGCCGCCACTGGCCGCGCACGACACGGACGGGCGCGTCATCCTGATGGAGAGCATCTCGAAGTCGATCTTCCCAGCGCTGCGGATCGGGTATCTCTACGCGAAGGGCGGCATCGCCGAGGCGCTCGAGGCCGCCAAGATTCAAGCCGACGTCTTTACCTCGACGCTCACGCAGCGCGCCCTATGGCGCTTCATGGACAGCCCGGCGTACCAGCGTCACTTGCGTTCGACGCGAGCGATCTACCGCAAGCGTCGCGACGCGTTCGTCGAGGAGCTGTCGCCCGTGGCGGCGTGGACCGAGGTGCGTTCCCCTGGCGCCGGCGTCAACGTGTGGCTCCCGCTCCCGCCGCGCATCTCGACGCAGGCCGCGTTCGATGCGTGCGCGCGCGAGGGCGTGCTGGTCATGCCGTCGGAGCCATTCTATCCGACGCGCAGCGGCCCGCCCGCGCTGCGCCTCTCGTTCGGCGACCTCGGTATCGAAGAGGCGAGCGAAGGCATCGCACGCCTGTCCCGCGCCTTCGCGAAACTCACACCAATCGCATCGTAA